Proteins from a genomic interval of Rosa chinensis cultivar Old Blush chromosome 2, RchiOBHm-V2, whole genome shotgun sequence:
- the LOC121051181 gene encoding probable disease resistance protein At5g66910: MVEWGRGSSIFDTEPEMIVCLQRSLDALHREKTIIKECFVDLASFPEDQIIPAAALIDMWKELYGLDEEFWSIANLQKLTIHGLANIVSRKEEMEEDGYYSDLFFTLHHMLRGLAIHEASEDTTEQRNSLIIDIHGDNLPSWWTEQKYQPKNARLLSVSTG, from the exons ATGGTAGAATGGGGGAGAGGTTCTTCTATTTTTGATACAGAGCCCGAAATGATTGTTTGCCTCCAAAGAAGCTTGGATGCCTTACATAGAGAAAAGACTATCATCAAAGAATGTTTTGTAGACCTTGCTTCATTTCCTGAAGACCAAATAATCCCTGCTGCTGCCCTCATTGATATGTGGAAAGAATTATATGGACTAGATGAAGAGTTTTGGTCCATTGCAAACCTCCAGAAGCTCACCATCCACGGACTTGCCAATATTGTCTCAAG gaaggaggagatggaggaGGATGGCTATTACAGTGATCTCTTTTTTACCCTGCATCATATGCTTAGAGGGCTCGCAATCCACGAGGCTAGTGAGGACACAACAGAACAGAGAAATAGTCTGATTATAGACATACATGGAGACAATCTTCCTAGCTGGTGGACAGAACAGAAGTATCAGCCTAAGAATGCTCGTCTACTATCTGTCTCAACTGGTTGA
- the LOC112183370 gene encoding uncharacterized protein LOC112183370 isoform X1, which produces MAPSILIPNSIYDSYRKRSRAKSNRRRKLLSSRLTILQIHLSHDDTGIDARSGALLQNKDAEYEVADSLILYHPHVYKSTINYTNCFPMRNWEFGACRNDFQWNFYSFSTIMDTRLTFRV; this is translated from the exons ATGGCTCCATCAATACTTATCCCTAACTCAATTTACGATTCATACAGAAAGAGGAGCAGAGCAAAATCAAACAGGAGGAGAAAATTATTATCAAGTCGGCTGACAATTTTGCAGATTCACTTGAG CCACGACGATACTGGCATTGATGCAAGAAGTGGCGCACTTCTTCAGAACAAAG ATGCAGAATATGAAGTTGCTGATTCTTTGATTTTGTATCATCCACATGTCTATAAGAG TACAATAAACTATACTAATTGTTTCCCTATGCGAAATTGGGAATTTGGAGCATGCAG GAATGATTTTCAATGGAACTTCTATTCTTTTTCTACGATAATGGACACAAGACTTACATTCAGGGTATGA
- the LOC112189503 gene encoding salicylic acid-binding protein 2, producing MDHIIRGKHFVFFLLSLSLAATTSGASSSCQLSSFGKKHFVLIHGACQGAWTWYKVATLLKHSGHNVTALDLGASGINPIQAQQFPSLSDYIEPLRKLMVSLPPEERVILVAHSMGGAVISIFMERFPEKIAAAVYVTGFMSGPTLNYSTIFTEINKKLDYMDSQYRYDAGPNNPATSFLTGPMVLASKFYQLSPPEDLTLSLSVMRFSPLYNYDVIKLTEEKYGSVPRVFIVAEQDHAIVLDVQNFMIKNNPPNEVKVINGSDHMVMLCRPVELFSHLQDIAEKYF from the exons atggatCACATAATTAGAGGTAAGCACTTTGTGTTCTTTCTTTTATCTCTTAGCTTGGCAGCAACTACTTCCggtgcttcttcttcttgccaACTGAGCTCTTTCGGGAAGAAGCACTTTGTGCTGATTCATGGAGCATGTCAAGGAGCGTGGACTTGGTACAAGGTGGCAACTCTACTCAAACACTCGGGACACAATGTCACAGCTCTTGACTTGGGAGCATCCGGAATTAACCCGATCCAGGCACAGCAATTCCCTTCGCTCTCTGACTACATTGAACCGTTGAGAAAGCTCATGGTGTCTCTGCCGCCAGAGGAGAGGGTTATTCTCGTGGCTCATAGCATGGGTGGAGCTGTTATATCTATTTTCATGGAGAGGTTTCCTGAGAAGATTGCTGCTGCTGTTTATGTCACTGGTTTTATGTCCGGACCTACTCTCAATTACTCCACTATTTTTACAGAG ATTAACAAAAAGCTGGATTATATGGACTCTCAGTACAGATATGATGCAGGGCCTAACAATCCTGCAACGTCCTTCCTCACCGGGCCCATGGTCTTAGCCTCAAAATTCTACCAGCTCTCCCCACCTGAG GATTTAACACTAAGTTTGTCAGTAATGAGGTTTTCTCCTCTCTATAATTATGATGTGATAAAGCTCACCGAGGAGAAATATGGGTCGGTTCCAAGAGTATTCATCGTGGCGGAACAAGATCATGCAATAGTCTTGGACGTGCAAAATTTTATGATAAAGAACAATCCACCAAATGAAGTCAAAGTGATCAATGGTTCTGATCACATGGTTATGCTCTGTAGACCGGTGGAGTTGTTTTCCCACCTCCAGGATATTGCTGAGAAATATTTTTAA
- the LOC112183370 gene encoding uncharacterized protein LOC112183370 isoform X2 — protein MAPSILIPNSIYDSYRKRSRAKSNRRRKLLSSRLTILQIHLSHDDTGIDARSGALLQNKDAEYEVADSLILYHPHVYKRNDFQWNFYSFSTIMDTRLTFRV, from the exons ATGGCTCCATCAATACTTATCCCTAACTCAATTTACGATTCATACAGAAAGAGGAGCAGAGCAAAATCAAACAGGAGGAGAAAATTATTATCAAGTCGGCTGACAATTTTGCAGATTCACTTGAG CCACGACGATACTGGCATTGATGCAAGAAGTGGCGCACTTCTTCAGAACAAAG ATGCAGAATATGAAGTTGCTGATTCTTTGATTTTGTATCATCCACATGTCTATAAGAG GAATGATTTTCAATGGAACTTCTATTCTTTTTCTACGATAATGGACACAAGACTTACATTCAGGGTATGA